The genomic DNA TGGGAATCGCGGTAGTATCGAGTTCACGCCGCGGCTCGCGATGACCAAGGACGCTACGATCTATGGAATGTCGCTGTTCAATTCGATGCAGGATGAACGAGACGATATCCATGCGGCGATCTTCGACGGCTTGAGCACCGGCTCATTGGATCCATTTATTCGCGAGGCAATTTCACTCTCTGACGCCCCTCGTTCGCATCGCGAAGTGATGGCGAGCAAAGCTCTAGGTAAGATCATCTTGATCCCATAAACCTCTCGATAAACATTCTCAATAAATATTCAGTGACATCGAAAATGAATCCTTTCGGTTATTTGCGTCGAAGCATCAGTTGCTAGGCGACAATTGCGGCAGAATTGTATTGACTTTTCACCGAGTTGAGAAATATCATTCACGGAGAAATCTTTTCTGAAAATTTGAGCCCGGTTGCGGGTTTGTGGATGTACTGGAGCGTTGGAAATCAGCGGATAGTGCAATTTGATGTATTTAACGTATTGAGGGGAGAAAATGAATAAGAAACTGAATTTATCGATATTGATCGCGGTCGCGGTGCTGGCATTTTCAGGAGCCGCTCGAGCCGAGACTTTCTTCGCGTATCTTAATGGTGCCCAAGAGAATCCTGCGGTCGCCACTTCTGCGACCGGCTATGCCCGGGTCTTTCTAAATGAATCGACGCTGACGATCAATTACACGGTGGTCTATAACGGGCTCTCGGCTGCCCAAAATGCCGGACATATTCATTCCGCAGCACTAGGCGTAAACGGGCCAGTGGCTATTGCTTTCCCGGTGGTCGGCGGCACGTCGGGCACCATAACCGGGACCTCTGCAATAACGGCACCCCAGATCGCGACGCTTAGAGCTAACGGAATGTACGTCAATATCCACACATCAGCGTTTCCCGGCGGCGAGATCCGCGGCCAACTCGGCAAGAAGCGGCCGGTCGATTTTGACGGCGACGGACGCCAGGATTTCAGCGTACTTCGATTTCCGGCGGCGGGCAGCCCGAGACCGATAACATTTTGGAATTATAACAGCACGACCGGAACACAGATCTTTGGCACGTGGGGCAACTCCCAGACCGATTATCCTGCACCGGGAGATTACGATGGGGATGGGAGAGATGATTTTGCCCTGTTTCGGGCAAACGCTATCGGAGCACAGAGCGAGTTTTGGATAATAAAATCATCTGATTTTACCGTAAGATATTTTGCCTGGGGTATTGGAGGAGATATTGTATGTGCCCGAGATTTTGACGGTGACGGCATTACCGACCCGGCGGTATTCAGACGGGGTGCATCGGCTGGAGCTCCATCAACATGGTATATACGCCGCAGTTCTAATGGAACCGTACAGACCGAGTTGTTTGGTACGACCGGTGGGACTGCCAACGATCAGGATTTCCCGATCCCGGGCGATTATGACGGTGACGGTAAATATGATGTGGCAGTATATCGTGCCGGTGCATTGACGCCGACGAATAGTTTTATCGTCAAACGAAGTTCGGACGGAGGCATAACATATCGACAGTTTGGCAATTTCGTGTCCGATTATATTTTGCCCGGCGACTATGACGGTGACGGGAAGTTTGACTACGCTGTCGCCCGCACCGGTGCAACGTCCACGACCCCAATGTTTTGGTGGATATTGCAGAGCGGAACGGGAACCGTTCGTGTTCAACCATGGGGAATCACGTCCGACTTTCCGGTACAGGGCGACTACGATGGTGATGCCCGAACGGACGTCGCGGTTTTCCGTCAGGGTGCAGCAGCCGGTGCAGCGAGTCATTTTTGGGTTTTGGGGAGTTTTAGCAATTCGACCCAAGTAACGCAGTGGGGAGTGAATCCGGACTTTCCAATTGCAAGGTTCGACTCGCGCTAATTTGTTTGAAATTCAGGCGTGGTCCCGGCGATCTGGTTGCCGGGACCATTTTTATGCGGTCTTGAACTCTTCGAGTGCCTCAAATACCTGCAAGGCATATTTCACATTTCCGAATGGAGCTGAGACCTGTACGCCCTGAATGTC from Acidobacteriota bacterium includes the following:
- a CDS encoding CHRD domain-containing protein gives rise to the protein MNKKLNLSILIAVAVLAFSGAARAETFFAYLNGAQENPAVATSATGYARVFLNESTLTINYTVVYNGLSAAQNAGHIHSAALGVNGPVAIAFPVVGGTSGTITGTSAITAPQIATLRANGMYVNIHTSAFPGGEIRGQLGKKRPVDFDGDGRQDFSVLRFPAAGSPRPITFWNYNSTTGTQIFGTWGNSQTDYPAPGDYDGDGRDDFALFRANAIGAQSEFWIIKSSDFTVRYFAWGIGGDIVCARDFDGDGITDPAVFRRGASAGAPSTWYIRRSSNGTVQTELFGTTGGTANDQDFPIPGDYDGDGKYDVAVYRAGALTPTNSFIVKRSSDGGITYRQFGNFVSDYILPGDYDGDGKFDYAVARTGATSTTPMFWWILQSGTGTVRVQPWGITSDFPVQGDYDGDARTDVAVFRQGAAAGAASHFWVLGSFSNSTQVTQWGVNPDFPIARFDSR